CAGAAACAGCCGGCGGCGAACGTCGCCTTTTCCATCGCGCGAGGTTTCTTTTTTGCGTCGGCATATCCGGGAAAGAGCGAAAGGAGTTCCCCGTAGCCCTTTGCCGCCATTTCTTCAACGGGAATGAATTTGAGCGATGCAGAATTGATGCAGTAGCGCATTCCGGTCGGCTGCGGTCCGTCATTGAACACATGTCCGAGGTGCGAATCCGCCGATGTGCTCTTCACCTCGATGCGTGCCATGCCGTACGACATATCCTTCTTTTCTTTTACGGCATCCGCTCGTATCGGGCGCATGAAGCTCGGCCAGCCGGTGCCGGAATCGAATTTGTCGGTGGAGCTGAAGAGCGGTACGCCGGAAACGACATCGACATAGATGCCAAGCTTTTTATTGTCCCAATATGCGTTCTTGAACGCCGGCTCCGTGCCCGCCTCGCAGACGACACGGAATTGCTCGGGGGTAAGCTTTTTCTTGATATCTTCTTTGGACATAGGAGCTCCTTTATCACCTTTTGCATCCGCGGTGAAGGCAGGCCCCGCTCCGAGGATAAGGCTGAGCGCCGTGAGAAGGACCGCTAATCGTTTCATACCGCGACTCCTTATGTCCAAACTAATAAACCGTCGATGGTTGTCAAACCGGAAATTTGTGATGTAATTATTATAGAATGTTTCGATAATCTAGGCAATGCTGCGTATATCCCTATTCCTGCTTTTATGCCCGCTCCTTGCAGCGGCCGATGCCGTCGCCCCCCTCCTCTACCCTGTCACAAAGGTGAATATCACCAACAGGGGATCGCTCCTGTCCGCCAGGGATGAGATACAGCGTGCCGTCGACGGCTTCGATAAGATGGATATTAAGGCGC
The Spirochaetota bacterium genome window above contains:
- the msrB gene encoding peptide-methionine (R)-S-oxide reductase MsrB; its protein translation is MKRLAVLLTALSLILGAGPAFTADAKGDKGAPMSKEDIKKKLTPEQFRVVCEAGTEPAFKNAYWDNKKLGIYVDVVSGVPLFSSTDKFDSGTGWPSFMRPIRADAVKEKKDMSYGMARIEVKSTSADSHLGHVFNDGPQPTGMRYCINSASLKFIPVEEMAAKGYGELLSLFPGYADAKKKPRAMEKATFAAGCF